A window of Methanolobus sediminis contains these coding sequences:
- a CDS encoding SemiSWEET family sugar transporter has translation MIGYIAGTLTTIAFAPQLLKALKTKSTKDVSLLMLICSTSGMALWLVHGYLIHDNALVIANFISVSLAFSLLVYKMKNEY, from the coding sequence ATGATAGGCTATATTGCAGGAACTTTAACTACAATTGCTTTTGCTCCTCAATTGCTGAAGGCACTAAAAACCAAATCTACAAAAGATGTCTCACTTTTAATGCTTATATGTTCCACTTCAGGAATGGCATTGTGGCTTGTACATGGATACCTCATCCATGATAATGCACTGGTCATTGCCAATTTCATATCAGTATCGCTGGCATTTTCTCTTCTGGTGTATAAAATGAAAAATGAATACTAG
- a CDS encoding iron-sulfur cluster assembly scaffold protein, whose product MKFPYTEKVLEHFKNPRNVGKLENPDGKGLEGSPACGDMVAVYLQVNPDTQIIEDIKFESYGCASNIATASIITELAKGKTIEEAKKISWQEATEELGGLPPVKAHCSVLAVEGLRAAIRDYEEKHGLVSEQEPTTVDVIRSRLKHVMNPMAGLDIIRTELVTKMEINDGVVRVLIDLPSNHQFAANIKEEVTEKLESLWDVNEVNVVFTE is encoded by the coding sequence ATGAAATTCCCGTACACAGAAAAGGTACTTGAACATTTTAAGAATCCACGTAATGTAGGCAAGCTGGAGAATCCTGATGGAAAAGGACTTGAAGGTAGTCCAGCCTGTGGTGACATGGTTGCTGTTTACCTGCAGGTTAATCCTGATACACAGATAATTGAGGATATAAAATTTGAGTCATACGGATGTGCTTCTAATATTGCAACAGCTTCCATAATCACTGAGCTTGCTAAAGGCAAGACAATTGAGGAAGCAAAAAAGATCAGCTGGCAGGAAGCTACTGAAGAACTTGGAGGACTTCCACCTGTGAAAGCCCATTGTTCAGTACTTGCTGTAGAAGGACTTCGTGCCGCCATCAGAGATTATGAGGAAAAGCATGGTCTTGTAAGCGAACAGGAACCAACCACTGTTGATGTGATCAGAAGCAGGCTCAAACATGTCATGAACCCAATGGCCGGACTTGACATTATCAGGACCGAGCTGGTCACTAAAATGGAGATCAATGACGGGGTTGTCAGGGTGCTTATTGACCTGCCGTCAAACCACCAGTTTGCAGCAAACATCAAAGAGGAGGTCACCGAGAAGCTTGAATCTCTCTGGGATGTTAATGAGGTAAATGTTGTCTTTACTGAGTAA
- a CDS encoding sulfatase-like hydrolase/transferase, translating into MVPIKNVKTITPERKTDTVHLSSMCCVLLLMLYFFTAQAGANTVAEIGSVNTPHGVVILIVDGLSSYYTYPEYTPCAIDGSVLKKADVPKMQEMFNNSCRILDVTVPQTFTEGGHSVIATGYSRADSELTGSSGTTIFDIAHDYNYLTFAIMEKGDSYGFCNKQNVVMHDTENSINEPEMVIETNMLTENTKTISFEITDQMQSHSSKLQEKLDQYPEGSIERYNEYNNWIIETGIDIIEYMEKEYPEQNYILTINAGAVDSAGHYKKNSGYVACIEGLDNASYSLYETCLENNLAFVLTGDHGMAFPTDDSKGGHQAEKYSVMTESQKVPLVIAANDIENVVVDKEVGQEDIAPTILEVLNIPGKLRLADGKAITLKEYTNVEVIIPEEGELVLSKNDEILFRDDVRENIAFQGLEPDNEYKLVFKPFSDPDNTVQQFFNAGSDISLKLLTSEQRSKSDKSYQNSRYIVGGILIGAVNLTGLLLIRKVLKE; encoded by the coding sequence ATGGTACCAATAAAAAACGTAAAAACAATTACCCCTGAAAGAAAAACTGATACAGTACACCTATCTTCAATGTGTTGTGTTCTTCTACTGATGCTGTATTTTTTTACAGCTCAGGCAGGAGCAAATACAGTTGCAGAAATAGGATCAGTTAATACTCCCCATGGTGTTGTCATTCTCATTGTTGACGGTTTAAGTTCATATTATACATATCCGGAATACACTCCCTGTGCAATAGACGGATCAGTGCTTAAAAAAGCAGACGTTCCTAAAATGCAGGAAATGTTTAACAACAGTTGCAGGATACTGGATGTGACAGTTCCTCAGACATTCACAGAAGGAGGGCACTCTGTGATTGCTACAGGATATTCCAGAGCCGATTCCGAGCTTACAGGCTCATCAGGAACAACAATCTTTGACATTGCCCATGATTACAATTACCTTACTTTTGCGATCATGGAAAAGGGAGATTCATATGGATTTTGCAACAAGCAAAATGTAGTGATGCATGATACGGAGAACTCCATAAATGAACCTGAAATGGTCATTGAAACAAATATGCTTACGGAAAATACCAAAACTATTTCATTTGAAATTACAGACCAAATGCAATCTCATTCTTCTAAATTACAGGAAAAACTCGACCAGTATCCCGAAGGTTCAATTGAACGTTACAATGAATACAATAACTGGATCATAGAAACAGGAATTGATATTATTGAATACATGGAAAAAGAGTATCCTGAACAGAACTACATACTTACAATAAATGCAGGTGCTGTAGATAGTGCTGGCCATTACAAAAAGAACAGTGGTTACGTTGCATGCATTGAGGGATTAGACAACGCAAGCTACTCACTTTATGAAACATGTCTTGAAAATAACCTGGCTTTTGTACTTACAGGAGATCATGGGATGGCATTCCCTACTGACGATTCAAAAGGAGGACATCAGGCTGAAAAATATTCCGTGATGACCGAATCACAAAAAGTTCCACTGGTAATAGCAGCAAACGACATCGAAAATGTTGTAGTGGATAAAGAAGTAGGCCAGGAAGATATCGCACCAACAATCCTTGAAGTACTAAATATTCCTGGAAAACTGAGACTTGCTGATGGAAAGGCAATTACATTGAAAGAATACACAAATGTTGAAGTAATAATTCCTGAAGAAGGAGAATTAGTCCTGAGCAAAAATGATGAAATTCTCTTCAGAGATGATGTCAGGGAAAATATTGCATTTCAGGGGCTGGAGCCAGATAATGAATATAAGCTAGTATTTAAACCCTTTTCTGATCCAGATAATACCGTTCAGCAATTTTTCAATGCAGGATCTGATATTTCACTTAAATTATTAACATCAGAACAGCGTTCCAAAAGTGATAAATCATATCAAAACTCTCGTTATATAGTAGGAGGAATTCTGATAGGAGCCGTGAATCTTACAGGATTGCTGTTGATACGTAAAGTACTGAAGGAATAA
- a CDS encoding ribonuclease III family protein: protein MRVYSDLTVNGDDLEEFQEIIGFKFKDKSYLIQALLHGSLFSGDKEKLSAFRKVNGLENKDYEKLEYLGDSVLGLIIAEHAFHDNSINKYARSGGLTIEGVATKIRTVLASNESLKPVARKIKLSRFVLSEGHVNIDGKLSDIMEALIGAIYVDGGLDNANRNTETEGNYPAAKDFVYRFFEIDSALEKIADFNPKGMIQEIFHQNGLDNPCYKVLEEEGPDHEKQFTVGLYLKDKLLAIGSGNSKRKAEKAAAELHLKHLQEEHQESSSYNKTD from the coding sequence GTGAGAGTTTATTCTGATCTTACTGTTAATGGCGATGACCTTGAAGAATTCCAGGAGATCATTGGTTTCAAATTCAAAGACAAAAGCTACCTTATACAGGCGCTCTTGCATGGTTCACTTTTTAGCGGAGATAAGGAAAAACTGAGTGCTTTCAGGAAAGTTAACGGACTGGAAAATAAAGACTACGAGAAACTTGAGTACCTGGGAGATTCTGTTCTTGGGTTAATTATCGCAGAACATGCATTTCATGATAATAGCATAAATAAGTATGCCAGGTCAGGAGGACTCACAATAGAAGGAGTTGCTACTAAAATCAGGACAGTGCTGGCCTCTAATGAAAGCCTGAAACCTGTAGCCAGAAAGATCAAACTTTCCCGTTTTGTCCTTTCCGAAGGACATGTGAATATCGACGGAAAGCTATCTGACATTATGGAAGCACTTATTGGTGCTATTTACGTTGATGGAGGACTGGACAATGCTAACAGGAACACTGAAACTGAAGGAAACTATCCTGCTGCAAAGGATTTTGTTTACCGGTTCTTTGAAATTGACAGTGCCCTGGAAAAAATTGCCGATTTTAATCCGAAGGGTATGATACAGGAAATATTTCACCAGAACGGACTTGATAATCCATGCTACAAAGTGCTCGAAGAAGAAGGACCTGACCATGAAAAACAATTTACAGTGGGTCTTTACCTGAAGGATAAATTACTTGCAATTGGTTCCGGGAACAGTAAGAGGAAAGCAGAGAAAGCTGCTGCTGAATTACATTTGAAGCATTTACAGGAAGAACATCAAGAAAGTTCATCTTATAATAAGACTGATTAA
- a CDS encoding MFS transporter, protein MTKERFFIYSTVFLIMGLSNSVIPVLPEIASGSSVEPGTIEYTLLFSGYFIGALLSLIPFGFIADRYNHLKLIILAISLTAISGIMLTLTSNAYIMILARIVEGSACGAFFPPAYAMLAEYQKKSRYLGEFNFLLNAGLASGAIAAGFLANGYIKGAVILFTVLSLILLTFGLIRTRAYQNRSKRINNSTRKTGRETHLEGTFLNETRNILNIALNPTYIRTWIIAFFIFGITGVMLAYYPQYSSGMLSKPELGIVIAIVYISSMATNLIAGRTSINYKIMINAGIILAAAGVFLSIIQPLPGFTLLGIGSGMGMIGLPIAVSHMNIDRKNKGLSMGIFTTYTYMGLAFLPMIMGYFTKFGYSTMFAGTALLMILTILLKGSTKNKSKSK, encoded by the coding sequence ATGACAAAAGAACGTTTTTTTATTTACTCCACCGTATTCCTTATTATGGGTTTATCCAATTCGGTTATTCCCGTATTGCCAGAGATTGCCTCTGGGTCCTCCGTAGAACCAGGCACCATTGAATACACCTTACTTTTTTCCGGATACTTTATTGGAGCATTATTATCTTTGATACCGTTCGGATTTATAGCAGACAGATACAATCACCTGAAACTGATTATTCTTGCTATTTCCCTTACTGCAATATCCGGCATAATGCTCACACTAACCAGCAATGCCTACATAATGATACTTGCAAGAATAGTGGAAGGTAGTGCTTGTGGTGCATTTTTCCCACCTGCATACGCAATGCTTGCAGAATATCAAAAAAAGAGCCGATATCTTGGAGAATTCAATTTCCTTCTTAACGCAGGACTTGCATCAGGAGCAATAGCTGCAGGATTTCTAGCAAATGGATACATTAAAGGAGCAGTTATACTTTTCACAGTGCTTTCATTAATATTACTCACCTTCGGACTTATTAGAACAAGAGCTTACCAAAACAGAAGCAAACGTATAAACAATTCAACCCGGAAAACAGGAAGAGAAACACATCTGGAAGGCACATTCCTGAATGAAACTAGAAATATACTCAATATAGCATTAAATCCAACTTACATCAGAACATGGATAATTGCATTCTTCATTTTTGGAATAACAGGAGTAATGCTTGCTTATTATCCCCAGTACAGTAGCGGAATGCTTAGTAAACCAGAGCTTGGTATTGTAATAGCTATTGTATATATTAGTTCCATGGCCACCAATCTCATCGCAGGAAGAACAAGTATCAATTACAAGATAATGATAAATGCAGGAATAATTCTTGCTGCTGCCGGAGTCTTTTTATCCATTATACAACCCCTCCCTGGTTTTACACTCCTTGGCATAGGTTCCGGAATGGGTATGATAGGTTTACCAATAGCAGTCTCCCATATGAATATCGACAGGAAAAATAAAGGGCTGAGCATGGGCATCTTTACTACATATACATATATGGGACTTGCATTCTTACCCATGATAATGGGATACTTTACCAAATTCGGATACAGCACAATGTTTGCAGGAACTGCATTGCTTATGATACTTACTATTTTACTAAAAGGTAGCACCAAAAATAAAAGTAAATCCAAATAA
- a CDS encoding sugar-specific transcriptional regulator TrmB, which translates to MRCQIAINTDTNDHVRWILSVDRRIVLLEYMKKNIVGKASDVAQVTRRSTQNMSRAMKEFEGRGLIECINPAKNTWKKYILTDMGRNVIREMDGKFI; encoded by the coding sequence GAGGTGTCAAATAGCAATAAATACAGACACTAATGACCATGTTAGATGGATATTAAGTGTTGACCGCAGAATTGTTCTGCTGGAATACATGAAAAAAAATATAGTTGGCAAAGCTTCCGATGTAGCTCAGGTTACCAGGAGATCAACCCAGAACATGAGTCGTGCCATGAAAGAATTCGAAGGCAGAGGACTTATAGAATGTATCAATCCTGCAAAAAATACATGGAAAAAATACATCTTGACCGACATGGGAAGAAACGTCATAAGGGAAATGGATGGCAAATTCATCTAA
- a CDS encoding SRPBCC family protein — protein MKLSITIQAIIKAPVEDVWKYYTEPEHIIKWNSASDDWHTPKAENNLKIGGEFNSRMEAKDGSAGFNFKGTYTNVKENELIEYVMEEDNRKVKIEFRSIEEGTEIILIFEPETELPIEMQRDGWQSILNNFKKYVEENN, from the coding sequence ATGAAATTAAGTATCACAATTCAGGCAATCATAAAAGCCCCTGTAGAAGATGTTTGGAAATATTATACAGAACCGGAGCACATTATAAAATGGAACTCTGCTTCAGACGACTGGCATACGCCAAAAGCAGAAAACAATCTGAAGATAGGAGGGGAATTCAATTCACGGATGGAAGCGAAAGATGGCAGTGCTGGATTTAATTTCAAAGGAACATACACAAATGTTAAGGAAAACGAATTAATCGAGTATGTCATGGAAGAAGATAATAGAAAAGTTAAAATCGAGTTTCGTTCCATTGAAGAAGGAACAGAAATCATATTAATTTTTGAGCCAGAAACTGAGCTGCCTATTGAGATGCAACGTGATGGATGGCAATCTATTCTAAATAACTTTAAAAAATATGTTGAGGAAAATAATTAA
- a CDS encoding DsrE/DsrF/DrsH-like family protein codes for MTDKAVIIAHSGDLDKIYSALIVANGALAMGMDASIFFTFWGLQCLKKNGLDKGPLSKMNLLGLGKWMVKSRMKKANVVSLEKLMEDYKELGGKVIACEMTMEIMGIKEEELDRQWIDEYGAVGTYIMEAKDAKITLFI; via the coding sequence ATGACAGATAAAGCAGTGATAATAGCACATAGTGGCGATCTTGACAAAATATATAGTGCACTTATAGTAGCGAATGGTGCACTTGCCATGGGAATGGATGCTTCTATCTTTTTCACATTCTGGGGCCTTCAGTGCCTTAAAAAGAACGGACTTGACAAAGGTCCTCTTTCAAAAATGAATTTACTCGGACTTGGAAAATGGATGGTAAAAAGCAGAATGAAAAAGGCCAATGTCGTTTCACTTGAAAAGCTGATGGAAGACTACAAAGAACTTGGTGGAAAAGTGATTGCCTGTGAGATGACAATGGAGATCATGGGAATCAAAGAAGAAGAGCTGGACAGACAGTGGATAGATGAATACGGTGCTGTTGGCACATATATAATGGAAGCAAAGGATGCTAAAATAACTCTATTTATCTAA
- a CDS encoding cysteine desulfurase family protein: protein MLDKMIYLDNSASTRLDEKVLDAMKPYYFDTYAVATSEFGYSMGIDAKEGLEEARKIIASSIGATAEEIVFTSGETESSNMAIKGVVAALKKKKGEHIIVSKLEDFAVLNTAKNLEKQGYSVDYISVDAEGIVDLEELKSKIREDTVLVSIQHANQEIGTLQDLDAIAKICKEKDVLFHTDATHSYVRVAIDVSKTPVDLISMSAHTIHGPRGVGALYVRKGTPLIKWMDGGYQETDRRAGLENIPGAVGFAKAVELVTEKETKFLESLRDYTIERVFEEIPHVTLNGSKTQRTPQNANITFHYVEGESMTLHLDMRGFAVSTGSACFSRSLEASHVILGIGGDHERAHGSIRFTFGRYNSMDDVDAVVDAIKEIVSQLRAISPLYNK from the coding sequence ATGTTAGACAAGATGATTTACCTTGACAATTCAGCTAGTACCCGCCTGGACGAAAAAGTCCTGGATGCAATGAAACCATATTATTTTGATACCTATGCCGTAGCAACATCCGAATTCGGTTATTCCATGGGTATTGATGCAAAGGAAGGACTGGAAGAAGCCAGGAAGATAATTGCATCCTCGATTGGTGCAACAGCAGAGGAAATTGTGTTCACATCAGGTGAAACAGAGTCCAGCAACATGGCGATCAAAGGTGTTGTCGCAGCTCTTAAGAAAAAGAAGGGCGAACACATAATCGTATCTAAATTAGAGGATTTTGCTGTCCTGAATACTGCTAAGAACCTCGAGAAACAAGGTTACAGTGTGGATTACATTAGTGTTGATGCAGAAGGTATCGTGGACCTTGAAGAACTCAAAAGCAAGATACGGGAAGATACTGTCCTTGTATCCATCCAGCATGCAAACCAGGAAATAGGTACCCTTCAGGATCTGGATGCTATCGCAAAGATATGCAAAGAAAAGGATGTACTGTTCCATACCGATGCAACACACAGCTACGTGAGAGTAGCGATCGATGTCTCAAAAACACCCGTCGATCTGATCAGTATGTCAGCACACACAATCCATGGACCAAGAGGTGTAGGTGCATTGTATGTCCGCAAAGGGACCCCCCTCATCAAATGGATGGATGGTGGATATCAGGAAACCGACCGTCGTGCAGGACTTGAGAATATTCCAGGTGCAGTAGGATTTGCAAAAGCAGTTGAACTTGTTACTGAAAAAGAGACTAAGTTCCTTGAATCACTCAGGGATTATACTATAGAGAGAGTCTTTGAAGAGATACCACATGTAACCCTAAACGGAAGCAAAACACAGAGGACACCACAAAATGCAAACATCACATTCCACTATGTAGAAGGTGAATCCATGACACTGCACCTTGATATGAGAGGTTTTGCAGTAAGTACAGGTTCAGCATGTTTCAGCCGTTCACTTGAAGCCAGCCATGTAATACTTGGTATCGGTGGTGACCATGAAAGAGCACACGGCTCCATTAGATTCACATTTGGGCGTTATAACAGCATGGACGACGTAGATGCTGTTGTTGATGCAATCAAGGAAATAGTTAGTCAGCTAAGGGCAATCAGTCCCCTGTACAACAAATGA
- a CDS encoding metallophosphoesterase, whose translation MKQELHRLLQNTYEIFNSEEALVRINSSKALIVGDIHGNREALEFILYIRKALKCDHIVFLGDYVDKGPHSTQVLERILELKLCEPESFILLRGNHETREMNRFHGFYDEIKDEELFQEANRTFDKMPISAVINDSIFCVHGGIPGPVGLDAINKEESFHFLWNDPSGCDGISASFRGSRPQCFGEDIFTEFMDKNELSLMIRGHTALFTGHAWCFDRKMLSIFSCPEYIGKNNNASFAMLKDDELSIFTFGRTEDCYSLMHNNS comes from the coding sequence ATGAAGCAAGAGCTACACAGACTTTTGCAGAATACATATGAGATCTTCAATTCAGAAGAAGCGCTGGTACGCATAAACTCATCGAAAGCCCTGATAGTTGGAGATATTCATGGGAATCGGGAAGCTCTTGAATTTATCCTATACATTCGCAAAGCACTGAAATGTGACCATATTGTGTTTCTTGGAGATTATGTAGACAAAGGCCCACATTCTACCCAAGTTCTGGAAAGGATCCTGGAATTGAAATTGTGTGAACCTGAATCTTTTATTTTACTAAGAGGAAACCATGAAACAAGAGAAATGAACAGGTTTCATGGTTTTTATGATGAAATAAAGGACGAGGAATTATTTCAGGAAGCAAACCGCACATTTGATAAAATGCCGATTTCTGCCGTAATTAATGATTCCATTTTCTGCGTGCACGGCGGTATTCCAGGACCTGTTGGCCTGGATGCCATAAACAAAGAGGAATCTTTTCATTTTTTGTGGAACGACCCAAGCGGCTGTGATGGTATAAGTGCATCTTTTCGTGGATCACGTCCACAATGTTTTGGTGAAGATATTTTCACCGAATTCATGGATAAAAATGAGCTATCCCTGATGATACGTGGACATACAGCCCTATTTACAGGACATGCATGGTGCTTTGATAGAAAAATGCTTTCAATATTTTCCTGTCCGGAATACATTGGAAAAAACAACAATGCATCATTTGCCATGTTAAAGGATGATGAGTTATCAATATTCACATTTGGAAGAACAGAGGATTGTTATTCACTGATGCATAATAATTCCTGA
- a CDS encoding sulfurtransferase TusA family protein — MTETNIDVRGQTCPVPLVECRKAIRKAAPGDEIVIMGTHPASKKEIPMACEAMGLEVLEVDENNNKEWKIRIKK; from the coding sequence ATGACAGAAACTAACATCGATGTGAGAGGGCAGACTTGTCCTGTCCCTCTTGTAGAGTGCCGTAAAGCAATACGAAAAGCTGCCCCTGGCGATGAAATAGTAATCATGGGTACGCATCCTGCATCCAAAAAGGAAATACCCATGGCTTGTGAAGCAATGGGACTTGAAGTTCTAGAAGTTGATGAAAACAATAACAAAGAGTGGAAGATTCGTATCAAAAAGTGA
- a CDS encoding hydrolase gives MEDECCPRFDPAPWDGKVIEWDNKKFIKDKVLTLFYMPVNFGGVMRKLDRKVRDAGAGIVDNLCLSDHTSKWNMDLYLAVNKHIPAANNVLLSGKFLSKVYEGPFKDTKKWCDDFEVYAKEQEYKIKKWFMWYTTCPKCAKKYGKNYVVIIAEIG, from the coding sequence ATGGAAGATGAATGCTGTCCAAGATTCGATCCGGCACCTTGGGATGGAAAAGTAATCGAGTGGGATAACAAGAAATTCATAAAAGACAAAGTGTTAACGCTTTTCTATATGCCAGTCAATTTTGGCGGAGTGATGAGAAAACTTGACCGAAAAGTCAGGGATGCAGGCGCAGGCATAGTTGATAATCTCTGCCTTTCGGATCATACATCAAAATGGAACATGGATCTGTATCTTGCAGTCAACAAACACATTCCTGCTGCCAATAATGTACTTCTGAGTGGAAAGTTCTTAAGCAAAGTCTATGAAGGCCCGTTCAAGGATACTAAAAAATGGTGTGATGATTTTGAAGTCTATGCAAAGGAGCAGGAGTATAAAATAAAGAAATGGTTCATGTGGTATACTACCTGCCCAAAATGCGCAAAAAAATATGGGAAAAACTACGTTGTCATTATAGCAGAAATTGGGTGA
- a CDS encoding DUF2284 domain-containing protein: protein MKAEVQPLLNKAEELGLSAYMLDASDIDVENRARLKCAYGCRGYGKRLSCPPHIISIDEFRKILSEYSSAILLIEEHDTSAEDDIFKAWSRLRKGSFHKMLELEHMAFRHGFIYAQLLRPGACNECDTCGNICNKPEIRRFPPEAVGINLSKLMENTGMEMEYCNFSRVKCIGILLLE, encoded by the coding sequence ATGAAGGCAGAAGTACAACCACTATTAAACAAAGCAGAAGAACTGGGCCTTTCAGCTTACATGCTGGATGCCTCTGATATTGATGTTGAGAACAGGGCCAGGCTGAAATGTGCATATGGATGTAGGGGTTATGGCAAAAGGCTGAGTTGTCCACCGCATATTATTTCCATCGACGAGTTCAGGAAGATACTCAGCGAATATAGCTCAGCAATCCTGCTTATAGAAGAGCATGATACATCGGCCGAAGACGACATATTCAAAGCATGGTCCAGGTTGCGTAAGGGCTCTTTCCACAAGATGCTGGAACTTGAGCATATGGCTTTCAGGCATGGTTTTATTTATGCCCAACTGCTGCGTCCGGGTGCATGTAATGAATGTGATACCTGTGGCAATATATGTAATAAACCGGAAATCAGACGTTTTCCACCTGAAGCAGTAGGAATTAATCTATCAAAGCTTATGGAAAATACCGGCATGGAGATGGAATACTGTAATTTTAGCAGGGTTAAATGTATTGGAATACTTCTTCTGGAATAA
- a CDS encoding carbonate dehydratase, with the protein MHLIEGGNEKMLYPNPKNQHPKISETAWISENAVIVGDVTIGDNVYVAHNVIIRADEPGSSIVIGDNCNVQDAVIIHGLGGSKVEVKNNTSLAHGCIVHGPCTIGEGCFVGFGAVVFDCKIGDDVIILHNSTVRAVDIPSCKVVTDGQVITEQAKVGELEDICPDLKKFKKSVINANLKLVEGYTNLAQDTN; encoded by the coding sequence ATGCATTTAATTGAAGGTGGTAATGAAAAAATGCTTTATCCAAACCCAAAAAACCAACATCCGAAGATAAGTGAAACAGCATGGATCTCTGAAAATGCAGTCATCGTAGGTGATGTTACTATAGGAGATAATGTTTACGTGGCTCATAATGTTATTATCAGGGCTGATGAACCGGGGTCATCTATTGTAATAGGAGATAATTGTAATGTCCAGGATGCTGTAATCATACATGGACTTGGGGGATCAAAAGTTGAAGTAAAAAACAATACATCCCTTGCGCATGGCTGCATCGTACATGGACCCTGCACAATAGGAGAAGGATGTTTTGTGGGTTTTGGAGCAGTTGTTTTTGACTGCAAAATCGGAGATGATGTGATCATTCTTCATAATTCGACAGTCCGTGCAGTGGACATACCTTCATGTAAGGTCGTGACTGATGGACAGGTTATTACGGAACAGGCCAAGGTTGGAGAACTTGAAGATATATGTCCTGACCTTAAAAAATTCAAGAAATCTGTTATAAATGCAAATCTTAAACTTGTAGAAGGATACACCAATCTGGCACAGGACACAAATTGA